The following are encoded in a window of Drosophila simulans strain w501 chromosome 3L, Prin_Dsim_3.1, whole genome shotgun sequence genomic DNA:
- the LOC6737151 gene encoding pneumococcal serine-rich repeat protein isoform X1, with translation MLINLKVKTLDARIHEFSIDNELTIRQFKDQIAEKTNIAAENQRIIYQGRVLVDDKQVKEYDVDGKVLHVAERPPFSQRGANARNNDEPMRTFRNVARPQPPGMRNSPYFRAIDGMLVSTMAIPVNNGPVAGQARPPPNRYPNSSSFCINRITVALHMIDCADNIAAYLENPAIGLNNQSLDILQRGRWSMESTVVEVGVSSTDLPRNNNIIDMVQDAVTAALSHTGARNYTVVQLPTVYTNENGETSQQGTAEAGTSEGAASGAASNASGETTAATVIIEDVIETDDEVADGASDRSVTPTPEPEAEGAVGGQLVTAAETPTSSAGSANDAAAEGGNNSGPRRRTRPQVLAQVIHHYRAVQTRLAPFVDRYYEILQNDPTFEDSDTDGRENAQRIFDRVSEAFHYLSHAQHAISDLMLDLSQPGPRVLTCRPILVEQSGYIRSNNIFTPNFLAQPSGIINEPFRNRAPGSASAAGTQTATTAGTQTATTAGTQTATTAGTQTPTTAGTPTAVPPAQAANLQAATDASRSAAAMAEIASRAAGAAAEMAAGAASAAAGAANAAAAAARDLSSDPVEDPVDEPMVAPNAAGAATPAQEQQRLEMDHDHDQAQSETPERETRPVPRLRVYVPVTLPPPNPQLEMARIIQAMVNGQRPNDVHVEFNAPNVMSINLPVHVMTTVRQAPAAGSNETAEQSASDSSSPESAPASGNGESPNAASTSSGTRSGDQRANTLPTTATQTRSTSRPQIQIGGNNNWGGRIAPTHTAFDRFLPCNSHHIREPEQLLQNNSTSRSTSTAPAGGASVLPPTSAAVTRPVTTGRIQRGSNTIRPMWSSRRQRPASEQLSSLGPAAWAQAQTQTTHIPSAHVGAGSTNGAGVGAGRVRPVGGSTINRDRLATRTAHVGGGSTNGGLPSGRRGRLQAATSRLSRHLPTQLANFLINNMRNNAPTASVGSAVAAVGNTAASPSGEAAPIASTTPAAPPQTALPTSTLTPGGDSNNLRSQLRSFLNDSLFVGVPINEQTIPGAIGRALDWFGESLVYLPQYERPEYNSRDSVCNILRVSLRLIIELCNGAPAGVDSAQFEQSLKQICDQFRKRLYSVLFLCLGSANAELYWRQLMRLLCAPMRSNFRNEALQFLCIYIDPTIPAQTDTVDAQQFLVLRSIQGAPPTAADEPFVSPPPFAFNPQQQQPQEQSLDTDVEMADVAASGSNSSPAAELPAVIVGSEPWHMSFPNDWLPVITRDLQTQSEQSNRPQPPFSDAYISGMSAKRRKIIQSEKPTASVECLLANGVQRAIQSVGLGGSNGGSASSSSISMDTVIGSIAHDPTIQAAYTDAVRNSLKERIQRDVDFKASKYPQIAKFTEQK, from the exons ATGCTCATAAACCTTAAGGTGAAGACCTTAGATGCGCGCATCCACGAATTCAGCATCGACAATGAG CTCACCATCCGCCAGTTCAAGGACCAAATAGCCGAGAAGACTAACATTGCGGCGGAGAACCAGCGTATCATCTACCAGGGTCGCGTTCTGGTCGATGATAAGCAGGTGAAGGAATATG ATGTGGATGGCAAGGTGCTCCATGTGGCCGAACGACCACCATTCTCGCAGCGCGGAGCCAACGCCCGCAACAATGATGAACCCATGCGAACCTTCCGCAATGTGGCACGTCCGCAGCCGCCCGGAATGCGCAATTCTCCGTACTTCCGCGCCATCGATGGCATGCTGGTGAGCACCATGGCCATACCGGTGAACAATGGTCCAGTAGCAGGG CAGGCACGTCCTCCTCCGAATCGTTATCCCAACTCGTCGTCCTTCTGCATTAACCGCATCACTGTCGCCCTGCACATGATCGATTGCGCTGACAATATAGCAGCTTATCTGGAAAATCCCGCCATTGGCCTGAACAATCAGTCACTGGACATTCTGCAGCGCGGTCGCTGGTCGATGGAGTCCACAGTCGTGGAAGTAGGTGTCTCCTCGACTGATCTGCCACGCAACAATAACATCATCGATATGGTCCAAGATGCCGTGACCGCTGCTCTTTCGCATACAGGAGCACGCAACTATACGGTGGTGCAGCTGCCCACGGTTTATACCAATGAGAATGGCGAGACCAGCCAGCAGGGAACTGCCGAAGCTGGAACCAGCGAAGGAGCAGCCAGTGGAGCTGCAAGTAATGCTAGTGGTGAAACCACAGCTGCTACTGTGATTATCGAGGATGTTATCGAAACGGACGACGAAGTGGCCGATGGAGCATCAGATCGTTCGGTCACGCCAACACCAGAGCCCGAGGCGGAAGGAGCAGTTGGTGGCCAGCTAGTCACTGCAGCAGAGACTCCCACATCCTCGGCTGGATCAGCAAATGACGCGGCTGCCGAAGGCGGCAACAACTCGGGACCCAGGCGCCGCACTCGTCCTCAGGTGTTGGCCCAAGTTATTCACCACTATCGTGCCGTACAGACTCGCTTGGCGCCTTTTGTTGATCGGTACTATGAGATTCTACAGAATGATCCCACTTTCGAGGACAGT GACACCGATGGTCGCGAGAACGCACAGCGCATCTTCGATCGCGTCTCGGAGGCTTTCCACTACCTTTCGCACGCCCAGCACGCTATATCCGATTTAATGCTTGACCTGTCGCAGCCAGGGCCACGTGTGCTCACCTGCCGACCCATTCTCGTCGAGCAGAGCGGCTACATACGCTCCAATAACATCTTTACGCCCAACTTTTTGGCACAGCCCTCGGGTATTATCAACGAGCCTTTCCGCAATAGAGCACCTGGTTCTGCCTCTGCAGCTGGCACTCAAACGGCCACCACCGCGGGAACTCAAACGGCGACCACCGCGGGCACTCAAACGGCCACCACCGCCGGCACTCAAACGCCCACCACCGCGGGCACTCCAACTGCTGTGCCACCGGCGCAGGCTGCCAATTTGCAGGCGGCCACCGATGCCAGTCGCAGTGCAGCGGCCATGGCGGAGATCGCCAGTCGAGCTGCTGGAGCCGCTGCGGAAATGGCTGCCGGAGCTGCAAGTGCGGCTGCTGGAGCTGCGAATGcggctgccgccgccgctcgCGATTTATCCAGTGATCCAGTAGAGGATCCCGTCGACGAGCCTATGGTAGCGCCAAATGCTGCAGGTGCGGCAACACCAGCACAAGAGCAACAGCGTCTCGAAATGG ATCACGACCACGATCAAGCTCAAAGTGAAACTCCCGAACGAGAAACCCGACCAGTGCCTAGGCTGCGTGTCTATGTGCCAGTGACTTTGCCACCGCCCA ATCCCCAATTGGAAATGGCTCGAATTATTCAGGCAATGGTTAATGGTCAACGCCCGAACGACGTCCATGTGGAATTCAATGCCCCCAACGTCATGTCGATTAACTTGCCCGTGCATGTGATGACGACCGTGCGACAGGCTCCGGCAGCTGGATCGAACGAAACAGCGGAACAGTCTGCGTCTGATTCCTCCTCCCCTGAAAGTGCTCCTGCATCGGGCAATGGAGAGTCTCCAAATGCAGCTTCAACATCAAGTGGAACACGCAGTGGCGATCAGAGGGCCAATACCTTGCCCACCACGGCCACCCAAACGCGCTCGACATCAAGACCACAGATTCAGATTGGCGGAAACAACAACTGGGGCGGACGCATTGCTCCGACACACACGGCATTCGACCGCTTTCTGCCTTGCAATAGTCATCACATTCGGGAACCAGAGCAGCTGCTCCAAAACAACAGTACCAGTCGCAGCACCTCGACAGCACCAGCAGGAGGAGCCAGCGTTCTTCCGCCTACATCTGCTGCAGTAACTCGTCCTG TCACCACTGGTCGCATCCAACGCGGCAGTAACACAATCCGCCCAATGTGGTCGTCGCGTCGCCAGCGACCAGCAAGCGAGCAACTAAGCAGCCTGGGACCGGCAGCCTGGGCGCAGGCGCAGACCCAAACCACTCATATTCCAAGTGCCCACGTTGGTGCTGGCAGTACCAATGGGGCCGGAGTCGGAGCCGGGAGAGTGCGGCCCGTGGGAGGATCAACCATCAATCGTGATCGGCTGGCGACTCGAACGGCCCACGTTGGCGGTGGCAGCACCAACGGAGGCTTGCCCTCTGGCCGACGGGGGCGACTACAGGCCGCCACCAGTCGCCTGTCCAGACATTTACCCACCCAACTCGCTAATTTTTTGATTAATAATATGAGAAATAATGCGCCAACAGCTTCGGTAGGCAGCGCAGTCGCCGCCGTCGGAAATACGGCCGCCTCACCATCAGGAGAAGCTGCCCCAATTGCTTCAACCACGCCAGCTGCTCCGCCACAAACTGCTTTGCCGACATCCACACTCACTCCTGGCGGAGACTCGAACAACCTGCGTTCGCAACTGCGCAGCTTCCTCAACGACAGCCTGTTTGTCGGAGTGCCCATCAACGAGCAGACTATCCCGGGGGCCATTGGTCGCGCACTAGACTGGTTCGGGGAGAGCCTGGTCTACCTGCCGCAGTACGAGCGTCCGGAGTACAACTCCCGCGACTCTGTGTGCAACATCCTGCGTGTCAGCCTCCGCTTGATCATCGAGCTTTGTAATGGAGCTCCGGCCGGTGTCGATAGTGCTCAGTTCGAGCAAAGTCTCAAACAGATCTGTGACCAGTTCCGCAAGCGTCTGTACAGCGTTCTCTTCCTGTGCCTTGGAAGCGCGAATGCCGAGCTCTACTGGCGCCAGCTAATGCGCCTGCTTTGCGCACCGATGCGATCCA ACTTCCGCAACGAAGCCCTGCAGTTTTTGTGCATCTACATAGACCCCACGATTCCCGCCCAGACTGACACAGTGGATGCCCAACAGTTCCTGGTTTTGCGCAGCATTCAAGGAGCTCCTCCAACAGCTGCCGACGAG CCATTTGTGTCGCCGCCGCCTTTTGCCTTCAacccacaacagcagcagccgcaagaGCAATCTCTGGATACGGATGTTGAGATGGCCGACGTGGccgccagcggcagcaacagttCACCGGCAGCCGAGCTACCAGCTGTGATTGTGGGCTCAGAGCCCTGGCACATGAGTTTCCCCAATGATTGGTTGCCTGTGATAACGCGCGACCTACAGACCCAGTCAGAG CAGAGTAATCGTCCCCAGCCGCCTTTCTCGGACGCCTATATCTCGGGCATGTCCGCCAAGCGCCGCAAGATAATTCAGTCGGAAAAGCCCACGGCCAGCGTGGAGTGTCTCTTAGCTAACGGAGTGCAGAGGGCTATCCAGAGCGTCGGCTTGGGTGGAAGCAATGGTGGTAGCGCCTCAAGTTCGTCGATCAGTATGGATACCGTAATCGGATCCATTGCTCACGACCCCACCATTCAGGCTGCCTACACGGATGCGGTGCGCAATAGTTTAAAAGAGCGTATCCAGCGGGATGTGGATTTTAAGGCCAGCAAGTATCCGCAGATTGCCAAGTTCACCGAGCAAAAGTAG
- the LOC6737151 gene encoding large proline-rich protein bag6-B isoform X5 has product MLINLKVKTLDARIHEFSIDNELTIRQFKDQIAEKTNIAAENQRIIYQGRVLVDDKQVKEYDVDGKVLHVAERPPFSQRGANARNNDEPMRTFRNVARPQPPGMRNSPYFRAIDGMLVSTMAIPVNNGPVAGQARPPPNRYPNSSSFCINRITVALHMIDCADNIAAYLENPAIGLNNQSLDILQRGRWSMESTVVEVGVSSTDLPRNNNIIDMVQDAVTAALSHTGARNYTVVQLPTVYTNENGETSQQGTAEAGTSEGAASGAASNASGETTAATVIIEDVIETDDEVADGASDRSVTPTPEPEAEGAVGGQLVTAAETPTSSAGSANDAAAEGGNNSGPRRRTRPQVLAQVIHHYRAVQTRLAPFVDRYYEILQNDPTFEDSDTDGRENAQRIFDRVSEAFHYLSHAQHAISDLMLDLSQPGPRVLTCRPILVEQSGYIRSNNIFTPNFLAQPSGIINEPFRNRAPGSASAAGTQTATTAGTQTATTAGTQTATTAGTQTPTTAGTPTAVPPAQAANLQAATDASRSAAAMAEIASRAAGAAAEMAAGAASAAAGAANAAAAAARDLSSDPVEDPVDEPMVAPNAAGAATPAQEQQRLEMDHDHDQAQSETPERETRPVPRLRVYVPVTLPPPNPQLEMARIIQAMVNGQRPNDVHVEFNAPNVMSINLPVHVMTTVRQAPAAGSNETAEQSASDSSSPESAPASGNGESPNAASTSSGTRSGDQRANTLPTTATQTRSTSRPQIQIGGNNNWGGRIAPTHTAFDRFLPCNSHHIREPEQLLQNNSTSRSTSTAPAGGASVLPPTSAAVTRPVTTGRIQRGSNTIRPMWSSRRQRPASEQLSSLGPAAWAQAQTQTTHIPSAHVGAGSTNGAGVGAGRVRPVGGSTINRDRLATRTAHVGGGSTNGGLPSGRRGRLQAATSRLSRHLPTQLANFLINNMRNNAPTASVGSAVAAVGNTAASPSGEAAPIASTTPAAPPQTALPTSTLTPGGDSNNLRSQLRSFLNDSLFVGVPINEQTIPGAIGRALDWFGESLVYLPQYERPEYNSRDSVCNILRVSLRLIIELCNGAPAGVDSAQFEQSLKQICDQFRKRLYSVLFLCLGSANAELYWRQLMRLLCAPMRSNFRNEALQFLCIYIDPTIPAQTDTVDAQQFLVLRSIQGAPPTAADEQPQEQSLDTDVEMADVAASGSNSSPAAELPAVIVGSEPWHMSFPNDWLPVITRDLQTQSEQSNRPQPPFSDAYISGMSAKRRKIIQSEKPTASVECLLANGVQRAIQSVGLGGSNGGSASSSSISMDTVIGSIAHDPTIQAAYTDAVRNSLKERIQRDVDFKASKYPQIAKFTEQK; this is encoded by the exons ATGCTCATAAACCTTAAGGTGAAGACCTTAGATGCGCGCATCCACGAATTCAGCATCGACAATGAG CTCACCATCCGCCAGTTCAAGGACCAAATAGCCGAGAAGACTAACATTGCGGCGGAGAACCAGCGTATCATCTACCAGGGTCGCGTTCTGGTCGATGATAAGCAGGTGAAGGAATATG ATGTGGATGGCAAGGTGCTCCATGTGGCCGAACGACCACCATTCTCGCAGCGCGGAGCCAACGCCCGCAACAATGATGAACCCATGCGAACCTTCCGCAATGTGGCACGTCCGCAGCCGCCCGGAATGCGCAATTCTCCGTACTTCCGCGCCATCGATGGCATGCTGGTGAGCACCATGGCCATACCGGTGAACAATGGTCCAGTAGCAGGG CAGGCACGTCCTCCTCCGAATCGTTATCCCAACTCGTCGTCCTTCTGCATTAACCGCATCACTGTCGCCCTGCACATGATCGATTGCGCTGACAATATAGCAGCTTATCTGGAAAATCCCGCCATTGGCCTGAACAATCAGTCACTGGACATTCTGCAGCGCGGTCGCTGGTCGATGGAGTCCACAGTCGTGGAAGTAGGTGTCTCCTCGACTGATCTGCCACGCAACAATAACATCATCGATATGGTCCAAGATGCCGTGACCGCTGCTCTTTCGCATACAGGAGCACGCAACTATACGGTGGTGCAGCTGCCCACGGTTTATACCAATGAGAATGGCGAGACCAGCCAGCAGGGAACTGCCGAAGCTGGAACCAGCGAAGGAGCAGCCAGTGGAGCTGCAAGTAATGCTAGTGGTGAAACCACAGCTGCTACTGTGATTATCGAGGATGTTATCGAAACGGACGACGAAGTGGCCGATGGAGCATCAGATCGTTCGGTCACGCCAACACCAGAGCCCGAGGCGGAAGGAGCAGTTGGTGGCCAGCTAGTCACTGCAGCAGAGACTCCCACATCCTCGGCTGGATCAGCAAATGACGCGGCTGCCGAAGGCGGCAACAACTCGGGACCCAGGCGCCGCACTCGTCCTCAGGTGTTGGCCCAAGTTATTCACCACTATCGTGCCGTACAGACTCGCTTGGCGCCTTTTGTTGATCGGTACTATGAGATTCTACAGAATGATCCCACTTTCGAGGACAGT GACACCGATGGTCGCGAGAACGCACAGCGCATCTTCGATCGCGTCTCGGAGGCTTTCCACTACCTTTCGCACGCCCAGCACGCTATATCCGATTTAATGCTTGACCTGTCGCAGCCAGGGCCACGTGTGCTCACCTGCCGACCCATTCTCGTCGAGCAGAGCGGCTACATACGCTCCAATAACATCTTTACGCCCAACTTTTTGGCACAGCCCTCGGGTATTATCAACGAGCCTTTCCGCAATAGAGCACCTGGTTCTGCCTCTGCAGCTGGCACTCAAACGGCCACCACCGCGGGAACTCAAACGGCGACCACCGCGGGCACTCAAACGGCCACCACCGCCGGCACTCAAACGCCCACCACCGCGGGCACTCCAACTGCTGTGCCACCGGCGCAGGCTGCCAATTTGCAGGCGGCCACCGATGCCAGTCGCAGTGCAGCGGCCATGGCGGAGATCGCCAGTCGAGCTGCTGGAGCCGCTGCGGAAATGGCTGCCGGAGCTGCAAGTGCGGCTGCTGGAGCTGCGAATGcggctgccgccgccgctcgCGATTTATCCAGTGATCCAGTAGAGGATCCCGTCGACGAGCCTATGGTAGCGCCAAATGCTGCAGGTGCGGCAACACCAGCACAAGAGCAACAGCGTCTCGAAATGG ATCACGACCACGATCAAGCTCAAAGTGAAACTCCCGAACGAGAAACCCGACCAGTGCCTAGGCTGCGTGTCTATGTGCCAGTGACTTTGCCACCGCCCA ATCCCCAATTGGAAATGGCTCGAATTATTCAGGCAATGGTTAATGGTCAACGCCCGAACGACGTCCATGTGGAATTCAATGCCCCCAACGTCATGTCGATTAACTTGCCCGTGCATGTGATGACGACCGTGCGACAGGCTCCGGCAGCTGGATCGAACGAAACAGCGGAACAGTCTGCGTCTGATTCCTCCTCCCCTGAAAGTGCTCCTGCATCGGGCAATGGAGAGTCTCCAAATGCAGCTTCAACATCAAGTGGAACACGCAGTGGCGATCAGAGGGCCAATACCTTGCCCACCACGGCCACCCAAACGCGCTCGACATCAAGACCACAGATTCAGATTGGCGGAAACAACAACTGGGGCGGACGCATTGCTCCGACACACACGGCATTCGACCGCTTTCTGCCTTGCAATAGTCATCACATTCGGGAACCAGAGCAGCTGCTCCAAAACAACAGTACCAGTCGCAGCACCTCGACAGCACCAGCAGGAGGAGCCAGCGTTCTTCCGCCTACATCTGCTGCAGTAACTCGTCCTG TCACCACTGGTCGCATCCAACGCGGCAGTAACACAATCCGCCCAATGTGGTCGTCGCGTCGCCAGCGACCAGCAAGCGAGCAACTAAGCAGCCTGGGACCGGCAGCCTGGGCGCAGGCGCAGACCCAAACCACTCATATTCCAAGTGCCCACGTTGGTGCTGGCAGTACCAATGGGGCCGGAGTCGGAGCCGGGAGAGTGCGGCCCGTGGGAGGATCAACCATCAATCGTGATCGGCTGGCGACTCGAACGGCCCACGTTGGCGGTGGCAGCACCAACGGAGGCTTGCCCTCTGGCCGACGGGGGCGACTACAGGCCGCCACCAGTCGCCTGTCCAGACATTTACCCACCCAACTCGCTAATTTTTTGATTAATAATATGAGAAATAATGCGCCAACAGCTTCGGTAGGCAGCGCAGTCGCCGCCGTCGGAAATACGGCCGCCTCACCATCAGGAGAAGCTGCCCCAATTGCTTCAACCACGCCAGCTGCTCCGCCACAAACTGCTTTGCCGACATCCACACTCACTCCTGGCGGAGACTCGAACAACCTGCGTTCGCAACTGCGCAGCTTCCTCAACGACAGCCTGTTTGTCGGAGTGCCCATCAACGAGCAGACTATCCCGGGGGCCATTGGTCGCGCACTAGACTGGTTCGGGGAGAGCCTGGTCTACCTGCCGCAGTACGAGCGTCCGGAGTACAACTCCCGCGACTCTGTGTGCAACATCCTGCGTGTCAGCCTCCGCTTGATCATCGAGCTTTGTAATGGAGCTCCGGCCGGTGTCGATAGTGCTCAGTTCGAGCAAAGTCTCAAACAGATCTGTGACCAGTTCCGCAAGCGTCTGTACAGCGTTCTCTTCCTGTGCCTTGGAAGCGCGAATGCCGAGCTCTACTGGCGCCAGCTAATGCGCCTGCTTTGCGCACCGATGCGATCCA ACTTCCGCAACGAAGCCCTGCAGTTTTTGTGCATCTACATAGACCCCACGATTCCCGCCCAGACTGACACAGTGGATGCCCAACAGTTCCTGGTTTTGCGCAGCATTCAAGGAGCTCCTCCAACAGCTGCCGACGAG cagccgcaagaGCAATCTCTGGATACGGATGTTGAGATGGCCGACGTGGccgccagcggcagcaacagttCACCGGCAGCCGAGCTACCAGCTGTGATTGTGGGCTCAGAGCCCTGGCACATGAGTTTCCCCAATGATTGGTTGCCTGTGATAACGCGCGACCTACAGACCCAGTCAGAG CAGAGTAATCGTCCCCAGCCGCCTTTCTCGGACGCCTATATCTCGGGCATGTCCGCCAAGCGCCGCAAGATAATTCAGTCGGAAAAGCCCACGGCCAGCGTGGAGTGTCTCTTAGCTAACGGAGTGCAGAGGGCTATCCAGAGCGTCGGCTTGGGTGGAAGCAATGGTGGTAGCGCCTCAAGTTCGTCGATCAGTATGGATACCGTAATCGGATCCATTGCTCACGACCCCACCATTCAGGCTGCCTACACGGATGCGGTGCGCAATAGTTTAAAAGAGCGTATCCAGCGGGATGTGGATTTTAAGGCCAGCAAGTATCCGCAGATTGCCAAGTTCACCGAGCAAAAGTAG